The Gossypium raimondii isolate GPD5lz chromosome 2, ASM2569854v1, whole genome shotgun sequence genome segment TCAACATCTTCATCTTTCATTAACTCTTCAGCAACTTGTGCAGGGGTGACCTTGGTAGCTCCCAACAACACCTCGATTTCCCCGAAAAGCCGGTGCTCGCCTTTGATCCCCAAGTAATTCGCAGCCAAAACCGTGAAAGCACGCATACCGCAATATGACAAGTGAATGTGCAAGTCCATCCTTCCGGGACGTAACAAAGCCGGATCGAGCCTATGCTTGTGGTTCGTCGTTAGCACGATGATCCTCTCGTCTCCGCAACTCGACCATAGACCGTCGACAAAGTTCAATAGCCCCGAAAGCGTCAACTGCATAGATTTCAACACAATCACACACATTTAACACATCAAAAACACAAGGTTAAATTCTTCTATTAGTCCCTATAATTTGTGAAAGTTGTTGATTATTccatgtactttaatttgatcgattttaatctctatacttttcaaatcgatcaaatttagtccaattactattcaaaatttgaaaatttagtcctgaatcaaATAGTCTTGTTACTACGCATACAATTGTAGATTTAGTTCATTTTTTCCAATTGGATCGATCTAAATTTAGTCTTACACATATAACAGTCGTTAatccattaattaaatttttagtgagtaatatgtgaaaataacaagttgAATACGTTTTCCgtatcaaattttggaaatagcaagacttaatgaatttaacagttATCGTTTAGTGgcgtttgaaattttaaaatttgaaaagtataggaaCTAATTACAGAATTTAACCAAAACACAAATATGCAAGGACTAACCTGTTTGTCTTGACCATTACGCCTATGTCCACGATCAGGCAAATTAACAGTACAATCAATATCTTCAATCACAAGAATCGATCTATTCCCGATATCAAGCAACAATCTCCTCAAATCCGAATCACTTTTTATATTCTCAAGCTGCAAATCATAAATATCAAACTTCAAATAATTAGCCATAGCAGCAACCAAGCTTGATTTACCAGTCCCAGGTGGTCCATACAACAAATAACCCCTCTTCCATGATCGACCCACTTTTTTATAAAACTCTTTCCTTCTAATAAACCTGTTTATATCATCAATAATCATGGTTTTCAATTCTGGGTCAAGTGCTAAAGTCTCAAATGTCGATGGGTGTTCAAGCTTAATCGATTCCCATTTGAATTTAAAACCATAACGAACATTCCCCAATGTATGTATCTTCAAAACCCTCATTTCATTTTCGATCATTTCAGCAGATTTCAACACAAATGGCAAATAAGAATTCATCACTAAATCCccattatttttcttgaatctTAGTATGAAGTATCGTTTTTCAGTAACGTTACCTTTTATCTCCACTCCGTAGCAAACATGTCGCCATTTAAGCTCGACACCATTGAAGGAATCTGTGATTCTTTGACCTTTATCAAGCTTAAATGATAACC includes the following:
- the LOC105787515 gene encoding AAA-ATPase At3g50940, whose amino-acid sequence is MLSCKPSNHSSSSPFNKFPKSFSTIFPSATSAFTTYASISASLMLLRSIFNDLIPYPLRKHIFSAISSLFCFFSGKQTIIIDQFDGIEPNHVFNATELYLSTKVNPNTKRLKVSKRIKDKGLSFKLDKGQRITDSFNGVELKWRHVCYGVEIKGNVTEKRYFILRFKKNNGDLVMNSYLPFVLKSAEMIENEMRVLKIHTLGNVRYGFKFKWESIKLEHPSTFETLALDPELKTMIIDDINRFIRRKEFYKKVGRSWKRGYLLYGPPGTGKSSLVAAMANYLKFDIYDLQLENIKSDSDLRRLLLDIGNRSILVIEDIDCTVNLPDRGHRRNGQDKQLTLSGLLNFVDGLWSSCGDERIIVLTTNHKHRLDPALLRPGRMDLHIHLSYCGMRAFTVLAANYLGIKGEHRLFGEIEVLLGATKVTPAQVAEELMKDEDVDVAVEGFLSFLKQRKMEEDKLEKDEALKKAEVKESRELKIEHKYLKKDEASKKAEVKESQE